The window GAGGGCGGCTCGCTCACGATCATGGCGACCGCGCTGATCGTGGCGGCGCCCCGGACCGGCAAGACGATGATCCTGCAGGCGATCGCGAACGCGGTCACCGCGAACCATCCCGAGGTCGTGCTGATCGTCCTGCTGGTCGACGAGCGCCCCGAGGAAGTCACCGACATGCTGCGTTCGGTGCAGGGCGAAGTCGTCAGCTCGACCTTCGACGAGCCCGCCACGCGCCACGTGCAGGTGGCCGAGATGGTAATCGAGAAGGCGAAGCGGCTCGTCGAGCACAAGCGCGACGTCGTGATCCTGCTCGATTCGATCACGCGCCTCGCGCGCGCCTACAACACGATCGTGCCCCCGTCGGGCAAGGTGCTCTCGGGCGGCGTCGACTCCAACGCCCTGCAGCGGCCGAAGCGCTTCTTCGGCGCGGCCCGCAACATCGAGGAGGGCGGCTCGCTCACGATCATGGCGACCGCGCTGATCGACACGGGATCCCGCATGGACGACGTGATCTTCGAGGAGTTCAAGGGCACGGGCAACATGGAGGTCCATCTCGACCGGAAACTTTCGGACAAGCGAGTCTTCCCGGCGATCGACCTGAACAAGTCGGGCACGCGGAAGGAAGAGCTGCTGCTGGACAAGAACGAGCTCAACCGCGTGTGGGTGCTGCGCAAGGTCCTGAGCCCGCTTTCGACCGTCGAAGGCATGGAGCTCCTGATCGACAAGCTCGACAAGACGAAGACGAACGCGGACTTCCTGAACATGATGTCTCAGGGATAGCCAGCGCCGCCATACATCGAGCGAATACGCGCGTCCTCGGCCGGCCGTACCCCTCCGACGTACGCCCCGGTACGCCTGTGGGGTCCGGCGGCCTGTGGGTGCGCGCGCTCGCGTCTGGCGGCGCTTGACCCTTGATGCGGTCCGCCGGCGGGCTTAACGTACGCCCCGGTACGCCGTCGCGGGAGCTGGCTCGGGGAACCGGGGCTCGTCGCGGCGACGCGGCTCGTCGAACGAGCGACTCGACCGCGCCGCTCGCGACCCCCTCGCCGACGCTTCCGCTCCCGCATCGCGGGACCGCCGCTCGGTTACTTCGCGGCGGGTCCCCCGCGATGCGAAAAGCCCGGTAGCCGCCGGGGACGCTCGCGTTTCTCCCACCGAGATTTCCCATCGTCGTTGCGTGAGAGCCGTGTGTCGCGCCGTAGGGTTCGGCGACGGCGGGAAGCGACCGCGGCGATATCGAGGGCCGCCGTGCGATTTCCGACGCGTAATATCCTCCTCCCGTGAAGATCTCCGTCGTCGATTTCCTGAACGCCCGGCCGCTCACGTGGGGGCTGCTGACGGATCCTCCGGCCGGGGTCGAGGTCTCCCGCGACATGCCGTCGGTCTGCGCGGACAAGCTCCGGGACGGGCGGGCGGACGCGGGCCTGATCCCGTCGATCGAGTTCCGGCGGATTCCCGATCTCGTCCGGGTCGAGGGGCTCGGGATCGCGGCGGACTCCGAGGTTCGCTCGGTCCTCCTCGTGTCGAAGGTTTCGCGCGAGAAGATCCGGCGGCTGAAGCTCGACCCCGCGTCGCGCACGTCGGCGGCGCTCGTCCGCATTCTGCTCAAGCGGCGCTACGGCATCGTTCCGGAAATCGTGCGGGAGGAAGCCGACGCCGAGCTCGTCATCGGGGATCCCGCGCTGAAGGCGAGCCAGCTCGGGCGCGTCGTGCTCGACCTCGCCGCCGAGTGGCGGAGCCTCACGGGGTTCCCGTTCGTCTTCGCGTTCTGGGCGGTGCGCCGCGGATCGTGGTCGCCGGCGCTCGAGGCGGCCCTGCGGGATTCTCATCGCGCGTCGGCCGCCGGCTTCGACGCGATGGTGGACGCGGAGATCGAGACCGCCCGGGTTCGCGGAAACGCGGCGCTCTCCCGTCCGATGGTCGAGGACTATCTCCGGCACTGCCTCCATTACGAGCTCGGTCCGGAAGACCTTTCGGGTCTCGAGCGGTTCTACGAATTCGCGCAGGAGGACGGAGTGATACCGCCGGTCTGACCTTCTGGCATCGCATTCGCTCCGGCCGGTGAGAGGCCCGGAAGCAGAGAGGAGACGTCATGCGCTGGATGGGGGGACGGGAGAGCGACGAGGTCGAGGATCGGCGCGGCATCGGTCCGGTTCACATCGCCGGAGGAGGAATCGGCGTCGTCGTGATCGCGATCGTCATCGGGTTGCTCACGGGACACAACCCGCTCCAGATCCTCCAGATGCTGACGTCGTCGACGCCGCAAGGCACCCCGTCGGCGCAATCCGCGCCGGCGACGCCGGGAGGCCCGCCGGCCGCCGAGGACGAGGAGACGAAGTTCGTCCGGGTGATCCTCGCCGACACCGAGGATACGTGGACGCACGTATTCCAGGAGCACGGCCGGCACTACCGGCTGCCGAAGCTCGTCCTCTTCGACGGCGAGGTGGATTCCGCCTGCGGCATGACGTCGGCGGCCGTCGGCCCGTTCTACTGCCCGGAGGACGCGAAGGTGTATCTGGATCTCTCCTTCTTCCGCGAGCTCTCGCAGCGCTTCGGCGCGCCGGGCGACTTCGCCCGCGCCTACGTCATCGCCCACGAGATCGGCCACCATGTCCAGAACTTGCTGGGCCTGATGCCGGAGGGGCGAGGGCATACCGCGTCGATCGCCGTCGAGCTCCAGGCGGACTGCTTCGCGGGCGTCTGGGGCAACCGCGGCGCCCGGCGGGGTCTGCTCGAGCCCGGCGACGCGGAGGAAGGCCTTCGCGCCGCCGCCGCGATCGGCGACGACACGCTCCAGCGGATGTCGACCGGGCGCGTGCAGCCGGAGTCGTGGACCCACGGCTCGTCGGCGCAGCGGACCGAGGCCCTCAAGCGCGGACTCGAATCGGGGGACCCGGAGGTCTGCCGGATGACGGGCGCGGGGGTCTTCGCTCAGTAGAGCGCCACGCGGAGGCCGTCCGGCGCGGCGAACGCCGGCTGGCGCCGCCGCCGCTCGACGCCGGCGAGCCACCGCACGTCGGGCGCCGCCGCGCGGAGCCGGAGCGCTTCGCGGAGCGGCAT of the Thermoanaerobaculia bacterium genome contains:
- a CDS encoding menaquinone biosynthesis protein is translated as MKISVVDFLNARPLTWGLLTDPPAGVEVSRDMPSVCADKLRDGRADAGLIPSIEFRRIPDLVRVEGLGIAADSEVRSVLLVSKVSREKIRRLKLDPASRTSAALVRILLKRRYGIVPEIVREEADAELVIGDPALKASQLGRVVLDLAAEWRSLTGFPFVFAFWAVRRGSWSPALEAALRDSHRASAAGFDAMVDAEIETARVRGNAALSRPMVEDYLRHCLHYELGPEDLSGLERFYEFAQEDGVIPPV
- the rho gene encoding transcription termination factor Rho; the encoded protein is EGGSLTIMATALIVAAPRTGKTMILQAIANAVTANHPEVVLIVLLVDERPEEVTDMLRSVQGEVVSSTFDEPATRHVQVAEMVIEKAKRLVEHKRDVVILLDSITRLARAYNTIVPPSGKVLSGGVDSNALQRPKRFFGAARNIEEGGSLTIMATALIDTGSRMDDVIFEEFKGTGNMEVHLDRKLSDKRVFPAIDLNKSGTRKEELLLDKNELNRVWVLRKVLSPLSTVEGMELLIDKLDKTKTNADFLNMMSQG
- a CDS encoding neutral zinc metallopeptidase, encoding MRWMGGRESDEVEDRRGIGPVHIAGGGIGVVVIAIVIGLLTGHNPLQILQMLTSSTPQGTPSAQSAPATPGGPPAAEDEETKFVRVILADTEDTWTHVFQEHGRHYRLPKLVLFDGEVDSACGMTSAAVGPFYCPEDAKVYLDLSFFRELSQRFGAPGDFARAYVIAHEIGHHVQNLLGLMPEGRGHTASIAVELQADCFAGVWGNRGARRGLLEPGDAEEGLRAAAAIGDDTLQRMSTGRVQPESWTHGSSAQRTEALKRGLESGDPEVCRMTGAGVFAQ